GGCGCGGGTGGGCTTGCCGAGGGCCGGGGGAGGTGTGCTACGAGGAAAGTCCTTCCGGGGGGTGGGACGGGTTCTGCGTCTCAAGAAAATTCGCGCTGAACCCGATCCCGGGCTCTGAACGGTCGCCGGGCGGCTCGGAGCACGAGAACAAGCCGGAGAGGAAGTTCCCCCCGACTCCTCCCGGACAGCCCGTCGAACGTCGCAGCAGGAGCCAGGACAAGCGGAATGGGGAAGTCGCTCGTCATCGTCGAGTCGCCCGCCAAGGCGCGGACCATCAACAAGTATCTCGGACGAGACTACGTGGTGAAGTCCAGTGTCGGGCACATCCGTGATCTCCCGACGAGTGGCTCCGGCAAGAAGGTCGATCCGAAGGCACGTGCGGCCGCTGCGGCGAAGACGCGCAAGATGCCGGAGGCCAAGCGCGAGAAGCACAAGAAGGAGCAGGCCAAGAAGGCGCTCTTCGCTCGCATGGGGATCAACCCGGAGAAGGATTGGGCCGCGACCTACGAGATCCTCCCGGGCAAGGAGAAGGTGGTCAACGAGCTGAAGAAGCTCGCCAAGGACGCCGACCAGGTCTATCTCGCGACGGATCTCGATCGCGAGGGCGAAGCGATCGCATGGCATCTGCGCGAGGTGATCGGCGGCGACGAGAAGCGCTTCAAGCGGGTCGTCTTCAACGAGATCACGAAGAGCGCGATCCAGCAGGCCTTCGAAGATCCCGGCGATCTCGACATCTCCCGGGTGAACGCCCAGCAGGCGCGACGGTTCCTCGATCGCGTGGTCGGCTACATGCTCTCGCCGCTCCTGTGGGCGAAGCTCGCGCGCGGTCTTTCTGCGGGACGCGTCCAGTCGGTCGCGGTCCGTCTGATCGTCGAGCGCGAGAAGGAGATCCGCGCCTTCGTCCCGGAGGAATTCTGGGAGGTCCACGCCGACACGAAGACGGCCAAGAAGGAGGCGCTCCGCCTCGAAGTCGCCAAGCAGAACGGCGAGAATTTCCGGCCGACCTCCGAGGAGCAGACGAACGCGGCCCTCGCGCTGCTCGAGGCCGCCGACTACGAAGTCGCCGAGCGCAAGGACAAGCCGACCAAGACGCGCCCCGGCGCGCCCTACATCACGTCGACGCTCCAGCAGGCGGCGAGCACGCGCCTCGGGTTCAGCGTCAAGAAGACGATGATGCTCGCCCAGCGGCTCTACGAAGCCGGTCACATCACGTACATGCGAACCGACTCGACGAATCTCTCCGCGGAGGCGGTCGAGTCCTGCCGCGAGCTGATCGGCGGGGAATACGGTCCGCGCTACCTGCCCGAAGAGGCCAAGTCGTATTCGAGCAAGGAAGGCGCGCAGGAGGCCCACGAGGCGATCCGGCCGTCCGACGTGGCCGTGAAGCCCGGTTCGATCTCCGGTCTCGAGCGCGACCAGGAACGTCTCTACGACATGATCTGGCGCCAGTTCGTCGCGTGCCAGATGACGCAGGCCGAGTACCTCTCGACCAATCTGACGATCAAGGCCGGCGACTTCGAGCTGAAGACCCGCGGCCGGATCCTGGTCTTCGACGGCTACACGAAGGTCCAGCCGACGACGGGCAAGAGCGATGCGAACGTCGCCCTTCCGGACGTCCAGGTCGGCGAACGGCTCCAGCTCGAGAAGCTCGACCCCAGTCAGCACTTCACGAAGCCGCCGTCCCGCTTCGGCGAAGCGAGCCTCGTGAAGGAGCTCGAGAAGCGCGGCATCGGTCGGCCCTCGACCTACGCGTCGATCATCTCGACGATCCAGGACCGCGGCTACGTCCGCCTCGACAACCGCCGCTTCCACGCCGAGAAGATGGGCGAGATCGTGACCGAGCGACTCGTCGAGAACTTCGGCGACCTGATGGACTACGGCTTCACCGCCGGGCTGGAAGAGGCCCTCGACGAGGTGGCCGTCGGCTCCAAACAGTGGAAGAAGGTCCTCGGGGACTTCTACGACGATTTCCGCAAGACGCTCACCGCCGCGGAGGACCAGGCGAAGGGCATGCGGCCCAACTCGCCGACGGACACCGACATCCCGTGTCCGCAGTGCGAGCGGCCCATGCAGATCCGCACGGCGTCGACCGGCGTCTTCCTCGGCTGCTCCGGCTACGCGCTTCCGCCCAAGGAGCGCTGCAAGAGCACGATCAACCTCGTGTCCGGCGACGAAGTGGAGACGGTGGGCGAGGACGAGGAAGAGAACGAGGCGCGGCTGCTGCTCAAGAAGCGGCATTGTCCGAAGTGCGAGACCGCCATGGACAGCTACCTCGTCGACGAAGGCCGCAAGCTCCACGTCTGCGGCAACAACCCGGACTGCACCGGCTTCGAGGTGGAGACCGGCACGTTCCAGATCAAGGGCTACGACGGCCCGGTCCTCGAGTGCGACAAGTGCGGCGAGGACATGCAGCTCAAGTCCGGGCGCTTCGGCAAGTACTTCGGCTGCACGAGCGACGACTGCAAGAACACGCGCAAGCTGCTGCGGAACGGGGAGCCGGCCCCGCCGAAGGTCGACCCCATCCCGATGGAGCACCTGAAGTGCGAGCGCTGCGACGACTTCTTCCTGCTGCGGGACGGAGCGGCGGGGATCTTCCTCGCGGCCAGCCAGTTCCCGAAGCACCGGGAGACCCGGGCCCCGTCCATCGAAGAGATCAAGAGCGTCGAGGACAAGCTCGACGAGAAGTACAAGTTCCTGGCGACCGCGCCACTCACGGACCACGAGGGGCGTCCGGCGATCGTCCGCTTCGCGCGCAAGACCAAGGAGCAGTACGTCACCTCGGAGCAGGACGGCAAGACGACCGGCTGGCGCGCCACCTATCAGGACGGCAAGTGGGTCGAGGAGATCCCGCCGCCGAAGAAGGCCGTCAAGGCGAAGGGCGCGGCCAAGAAGAAGCGGGCGGCCGCCAAGAAAGCGCCCAAGCGCAAGAGCGCGGCCAAGAAGAAGGCCGCCAAGAACGTGTCCAAGAAGGCGTCGAAGAAGGCAGCCAAGAAGAAGGCCGCGAAGAAGAAGGCAGCGGGGAAGTAGACTCCGCGAGTTCGCCTCGGCCGCTTCGCGTCGCACTGGCTACCGCGGTGCGTCTCCGGCACGTTCTTGCTCGAACCGAGCGAGGCTCCCGAGATGACCTGGACACCCGACACGCCCGAAGCGCGACTCGATCGACTCGAGTCCCTCGACGCGATCCGTCAGCTCGTGGCCAAGTACTGCCTGGCCCTCGACATGCGCGACCTCGACGCGCTCTGCGGGCTCTTCCCGGAAGACGTGCGCGTCAGTCGTGACGAGACCGGTCGTCGAGCCCTCAAGGTCTGGTTCGACCAGACGCTCCGCGACCAGTTCACCGGGACGGCCCACGTCACCGGCAACCACATCATCGAGTTCGACGACCCCGACCACGCCCGCGGCCTCGTGTACAGCCGGAACGAGCACGAGGCGGGCGAGGAATGGGTGATCATGACGATGGTCTATTGGGATCGCTACGAGCGGCTCGGAGGAGCGTGGCTCTTCCGTCGGCGTCTGCCGCTCTACTGGTACGCGACGGATCTGAACGCGCCGCCGGTCGGCGACAAGAAGATGCGGTGGCCCGACCGGGAGGCGTACGACGGGGGCTTCGCGCAGTTCTTCGCGTCGTGGGCGCGCTTCTGGTCCGACGACTACGTGCGGGACTCCGAGGTGCCGGCCCCGGCGCCCCTCGATGGCTTCCTGGCGCGCATGGCTCCGGAAGACGAGCGGCTCCCGGTTCGGGTTCGCTAGGGAGGGCGCGTGATGATCAGGGGCCTGCAGATCGTCTCCGTCGGGATCGCATCGATCGTGATCGTCGCATCGATCGCCTGGTTCGCCGTAGGGGGTGCTGCCGGGATCGCCGAGTCTCAGCTTCCCGAGTTCCCGGACTGGCCGGCGCCGCAGGGCGATCTCGCCGCGGGTGGCGAGGGGGATTTCCATTTCGCCACGTGGTCGCCCTACGACTTCGACATCCTGCTTCGCCGCCGTCCGCTTCCGGTCCCGACCACGGGACTCGGCACGCTCGTGCTCCCGGACGGCGTTTCCGCCGAGGCGCCGGTGCCGGCGGTGGTGCTCGTCCACGGCAGCGGCGGGATCACGCCGGGGCGCGAGATGCGGATCGCGCAGACCCTGGCGGAAGCCGGAATCGCGGGGTTCGTGATCGACTACTACCGGCCGCGCGGGATCACCACGGAGACGCCGTACCTGTCGAAGGTCATGGCGGTGACGGAGTTCGACGCAGCGACCGATGCGTACGCGGCCCTGCGACTGCTCTCGACCCATCCCGCGATCGACGGGGCGCGAATCGGAATGATCGGCTTCTCGTACGGAGGCATGGCGGTACGGATCGCGATGGACGAGCGCGTCCGGGAGGCGGTCGCGCCGGCTCATTCGGGCTTCGCCGCCTTCGTCGACGTCTATGGCCCGTGCTTCCAGGACTGGGGGACGAAGCGCGTGAACGGTGCTCCCCTGCTCACCCTGCGCGGAACCGAGGACGCCTCGAACGACCTCGCGGCGTGCGGCGAGCGGGAGGCGGCGTTGCGTTCGCTCGGCGTCGAGGTCGACGCGCGGGTGTACGAGGGCGCTGGGCACGCGTGGGAAGCGGAGACCCCGCGTCGGCTCTTCGAGGAGTCCCCCTACGTCGCCGGGTGCACGATCGAGTACGACGAGCAGGGCCATTCGTGGATCGAGGACGTGCCGATCGTCGATGGAGACCCCGACGACACGCGTGCGGAGCGGGTCGTGATGCGGCTCTCGAGCGGGGGACCGATGGCCGCCTGCGTGCACTCGGGATACCTGATCGGTCGTGACGACGAGGCGAGGGCGAAGGCGACTGCGGCCTTCCTGGGCTTCTTCGCGAAGACCCTCGGTGCGGAGGGCGGCGGATGAGCACCCGGCGAGGGCGCGGAACGCGGCCGGCGATGGCGGTCGTGGCCCTGGTCGGCCTGGTCGGCGGGGCGGTCGCCCTCGCTGAGCGGGACGAGGCGGCGGACGCGGTCGAGGGGACCGTCGTCCTGTTGCACGGCCTCGGCCGTAGCGAGAACAACATGCGGATCCTCGAGTGGCGGCTGGAGGCGCGCGGATACCGGGTCTGCAATGTCGGATACGACACGCGCGTGGCGACGATCGAGGACGCGACCGACGAGGTCGCCCGGGCGATCGCGGTCTGCGAGCCCGGCGTCGAACCGGTCCACTTCGTGACCCACTCGCTGGGCGGGTTGGTCCTGAGGGCGCTCCTTCCGCGATACCCGGATCTACGGCCCGGGCGCGCCGTGATGCTCGCTCCCCCCAATCACGGCAGCGAGATCGCCGACAGGCTTCGGGATCTGGGTTGGTTGACGGCGGTGATGGGGCCGCTCGCCGCGCAGCTCGGGACCCGCCCGGAGGACCTCCCGAAACGCCTCCCGGTCCCCTCGATTCCCTTCGGTGTCATCGCCGGAGACGACTGGATCAACCCTGCGGGTCCGCTCTGGCTCCCGTCCCCGCACGACGGGACGGTCAGCGTCGAGAGTACGCGCCTCGAGGGGATGCGGGACCACATCGTGCTCCCCTACACCCACACCTTCATCGTCGCCGCGGGGCCAGTCGCAGACGAGGTCGACACCTTTCTGCGACGGGGCCGATTCGGCGCCGGGGGGCAGGCGGCAGAAGCGTCCGAAAGCTGCCTTGGCGGCGTCGGAATCGATCCCCTACCTTCCGCGGGCCTGGTCGCGTGCGACGCCCGCCCCGGTCCACCTCGATTCGGAGGCGGAGCAGGTCGGAACGACTCCGGTTCGCCGGAATCGTGACGATCGTCGGAAGTCGCGCGATCCCAGGTACGTCGTCCTCCTGGTCCTGGCAGAGTCCGGATGGGAAGAGGGCGGAGACAAAAGCGATCCCTGCTCTCCGGATGTGGAAGGAGGGGTCGTACATGCGCCCGACGAAGGATCGCGAATCGCGACCGCGGGCACGGAGTGAGTTCGTGAAGAAGATTTATGTTGGCAACCTTCCCTGGGCCACGACAGACGACGATCTGCGTGAGCTCTTCTCTACTTACGGCGCCGTCGCGTCCTCGGCGGTCGTGAACGATCGCGAGACCGGCCGCTCGCGCGGCTTCGGCTTCGTCGAGATGGAAGGGGCCGACGCTGACAAGGCCATCGGCGAGCTCGACGGCCGCGACTACGGCGGCCGCGCGCTGCGCGTCAACGAGGCGCTCGACAAGCGTCGCGGTGGCGGCGGCGGTGGTGGCGGCGGCGGCGGCGGCGGTCGCTGGTAGACTGCACCGCCGCTTCGGGAGGGCTGAGTCTTCTCCCGATGCTCGGTGATGTTCGAGACTTGAATCCGAAGGCGCGAGCCGACGCGGCGGACACGTTCATCCGCAGGCCGCGCGCTTCGGTGTTCCGAATGCGAGGCCGTGAGGCACACGCACCCTTTCGGGACGAGTCGAACGACGGAAGCCCCGATCTTCGGTTCGGGGCTTTCGTGCATCCGGGGATGGGCTGGCGCAGCCAGCGGGCCTCGGCGGAGTGGGCGTCCGGGATGCGGAGGCGATGAACAGAACGCTTCGACGCGCGCTGTGGTCCCGGCCCTTCGTTCTGGCGGCCGCCGGGCTGGGCGCGGGCCTCGTGAACCCGCGCTTTCGGCCCGGACCCATCGACGAGATCGTGATCGCGAGTGTCGCCGTGCCCGCCCTGTTGGCGGCGTGGGCCGCCGAACGTCCTTCACTCACGCGGGGCGCGAACGTCGTCTCGATCGGGATCGGCCTGATCGGCTGGACGATCTTCTCGTTCGTGACCAACGGGGTCTACGGGCCGCTGGTCGTGGGCTTCCTGCTCGAGATCCTGATCGCGGCGATCTCGATGGGCGTGCGCGGGGTGACGGCCGTGACGGTCGGTTCCTCCCTCGCGCTGGTCGGCATGGCCTGGACGCGGGGGGCCGATGCGATCGGGATCCTGAGCTTCGAGCTCGTTCTGGTCGCGGCAGCAGGGGCGCTCGGCGCCGCGATGGTCCGGCGCCGGCAGACGAGTGAGCTCGCGCTCCGGACCCAGGGCGAGGAGCTCGGACAGCGCCTCGATTCGCTCCAGCGGGAGCTCGAGGACGAGCGCGTGATCAGCCGGGTCGGGGAGAACGTCGCGCGGCTCGCGCACGGATTGAAGAACGCCGTGCACAGCCTGCGCGGCTTCGTGACGCTGATCGAGCCGGAGCTCGACCGCGGCGCGAGCGGGCAGGCGGCCCTCGCCGGGCTCCATGCCGCGATCGATGATCTCGAGAAGCTCGCGCGACTCACGCTCGCAGACGGCGACGCCGGCGGGACGGTGGGGCCCACACCCGAGTCGGCTCGCAGCGGCGCGGCGGGCGCGAGCTCCCTGGGCGAGCTGCTCGCTGCCGCGCGCGGGGAGATCGAAACCGCGAATCCCGGTGTCGAATGGACGGTCGACCTCTCGGACGGCGCGGAGGCCGCGCGCGTCGGGGTGGAGCGGGAGACCCTGCTCGAGATGTTCGTGATCCTGATGCGAAACGCCGTCGAGGCGATGGACGGGCGAGGGCGGGGGCGCGTGGAGCTCTCTCGGCTCGGCCGATTCGTGCGCATCGCCGTCGCGGACGAGGGGCCGGGCTTCCCCGCAGAGATGCTCGGCGGCGAGCTCCAGCCGGGCGTCACCACCAAGGAGAAGGGCAGCGGCTTCGGCCTCTTTCTCGCCCGACGGATCGCAGGGGACGCCGGCGGCCATCTCGAGATCGGAAACCTCGAGACGGGGGGCGCATTCGTCCAGGTCGCGCTTCCTTCTGTCGAAGAGGGTTTCGACGAAGCTGGCGCGGAGGTCTGACGGGCGAAGGATGGCGGATTCGATTCTGATCGCGGAGGACGAGCGCGCTTCGGGGGAGTACCTGAAGCTCCTGCTCGAGGAGATGGGCTACGAGGTCCGGCTCGTCGGAAACGGCGTCGAGGCGCTGCTCGCGCTCGAGGCGCGAAGCTTCGACCTCGTGATCACCGATCTGCGCATGCCTTCGATGGACGGCTTCGAGCTGCTGACCCACCTCGGGCAGCGCTGGCCGGGGATGCCCGCGATCGTGCTGTCGGCGAACGAGAATCCGCAGGACGTGATCGATGCCGTTCGCCTCGGGGCGGTGAACTACCTGCTCAAGCCCGCGACGCCGGCGAGCGTCGGGTCCGCGGTGGAAAGAGCGCTCCTCACCCGGAGTCGCACGGTCGTCGAGGACGCGACGGTTCCGGAGCTCGTCGGCGAGAGCAAGGCGATGGTCGAGGTCCGCCACCGGGTCCTGATGGCCGCGCGGAGCGACGTGCACGTCCTCGTGACGGGCGACACGGGAACCGGCAAGGAGCTCGTGTCCCGCGCGATCCACACGCACTCGGGCCTGAGCAAGGGGCCCTTCGTCGCGCACAATTGCGCGCTGTCCCCTTCGGACCTCTTCGAGAGCGAGTTCTTCGGTCACCGCCGCGGTGCGTTCACCGGGGCCGACCGCGACCGCCGTGGGCTCCTTCGCGAGGCCCACGAGGGCGTGCTCTTCCTCGACGAGCTCGAGACCCTCGACATGGGCTTTCAGGCGAAGCTGCTGCGCGTGATCGACGACGGCGAGGTCCGGCCCGTCGGCGCCGAGAAGGCGGAGCGGGTGAACGTCCGCTTCGTCGCCGCGACCAATCGCGAGGCGCAGGTGATGATCGACGAGGGGAGCCTGCGCGAGGATCTCTACTACCGTCTCCGAGGCGTGGAGATCCGACTGCCCGCGCTCGCCGACCGCCGCGAGGACATTCCGCTCCTGGTCGCTCACTTCGACAAGGCGGGGTCCGCCGGCTTCACGCCGGAGGCGATCGAGGCCCTGTGTGCAGCGCCGCTGCCGGGCAACGTGCGTCAGCTGCGGAACCTCGTGCAGGGGGCGCGGGCCGCAGCGGGGGACGCGCCGGTGGGGATGCTGCACCTCCCGACGGATCAGATCGGACGCGGCGGACCGGTCGTTCCGACCGGAAGTGGCGCGGAGGGCGTGCCGCGCGGCGTGCCCCTCCGCGAGATCGAGCGCCGGGCGATCGTCCAGGCGCTCGAGGACTGCGACGGGAACCGCACGCGTGCCGCGAAGCTCCTCGACATCGATCGCTCGACGCTGCGACGGAAGGTCGCGGAGTACGGGATCGACGCCTGACGACCCGGTCGTCGCGGGCAGCCGGGGGCTTCGCTTCGGAAGGTCCGGGCGCTCGCGCGAGCGGTGGCCCGCCGATCAGGGCGTCGGTGCGGCCGGGCGGAGCGGAGGCGGAGACGTCGTCTTCGCGCGGGGGGCGAGCGCGGTGAGGTAGCGGTCGAGGGCGTCGAGCTCGGCACGGGAACCGCCCACGAACTCGATGCCGTAGCCAGCGGGCTCGATCTCCCCGCCCTGGTTCGGTCGCAACGCGCGCCGCGTCCAGACGACGCGACCGACGAGCTGGAGCTCGGCCTCGTCGGGCAGAGCGATCGTGATGACGACCCTTCGTCCCGCGGCGAGGGGCTCCCACGACTTCACGTAGGCGCCGCCGCGGGAGAGATTGGCGGTGGTTTCCTCGGCGCTCCGGAAGAACGCGCGACCGGTCGCCGGTTCGGTCTCGGCATCGACCGTCGTGATCCGGACGGGAACCGCCGTCGCGACCCGCGGAAACTTCTGCAGTCCGGTCTGCGCCTGGCGCCACTGGCCCATGGGAAACCAACCCTCCTGGCTTGCGCATCGGCGGGCGGAGGGCCGGCTTGAGCCCCGCCTGAGTGGGCGGGGTGAAGGGCCTACGTGGCGAGCTGGGAGAGCCAGCGGCCGGGTCAGTCGCTCAGGCCGAGGAAGGGGAACTGGATCGTCTGGTTCAGCTCGTCCTCGTCGGTCATGTCCGCGGGAAGGTAGAGGGCCTTCTCGGCATTCGAGAGCGTCGTCTGCGCCAGGCGGTTCGCCTTGCGGCGGGTCGCCTTCCGGTGGTTCGTCAGCACCTCGGCGCTTCGGCTGAGGTCGTTCGGCGTGAACACCGGGACCTCGGCCTGGTGCGCGCGCTCCTCGCAGAGCGCCTTGAGCATCGCCGTCGTGAGCCGCTTGCCCTCGACCTTGCCGCCTCGACCGAGGGTGCAGAGGAGGGGACCCGCGTCCTGGCCGCGCCGATCGAGCCAGTCCTCGAGGACGATCAGCTCGTCGTTCGACAGCTCGACCTTGCGGCCGCGGCCGCCGCCCTTCGGGCGGGCGGTGATCGTGCAGGCGCCGGTCTTGTTGTTGAACTTCACGCTCTCGGGCGTGAGTCCCGTGATCTCTGCGATCTTCAGTCCGCGGTAGACGAGGCAGAAGAAGACGGCGTCGCGGTAGCCCTCGGCGTTTCCGTCGGCGGCGCAGGCGGCGACCAGGGCGCGTAGCTCGCCGTCACCCAGGGTGCGTCCGCGCGGCGCGGCGGCCTTCTTGCTGGCCTTCTTCGGCTTGCTGGCGGCCTCCGGCTCCGCACCCTCCGGGAGGAAGCCGAGCTCCTCGCACTCCTCGATCACCTTCGAGAGCGTGCTGCGGATCTTCTGGACCTGCCGGGCCGGGTAACTGTCGGGGACGACGCGGTAGCCGCGGGTCTCGTCCGCTCGGCAGCGGAGCGCTTCGATTCGCGCCGGGGCGCCCTTTTCCTTCAGGATCGTGAGAGCGGCGGCGCCGTGGTAGGGGCGAACCTGTTGCCAGGGGAAGTCGACGCTGTCGCACTTGCCGCCGCTGATGACCGTGGCCAGGGTCTCGAGGGCTTCCTCGGCGGCCTTGCGGCTGTCGTCGCTCCGGAAGGTGCTCAGGTAGTTCTCGGCGGCGCGGCGGCCCTTGGCGAGTTCGACGGGATGGAGGAGGAAGTCCGCGTCGTCCTGGGGTGACAGCTCCGCGATCGGCGGAGGCGACGCTTCGAGCGGCTGCGCTTCACCCGGCTCGGGGGCGTGCCCGGAGATGAGGGCGCTGCTCGCGTCGTCGAGCTGTTCGGAGGGCGAAGTGGCTGAGGGGGCGGGGGGAGCGACTTCGACGGCCAAGGGAATCCTCCTTCGCAGGGTCAGGAAATGACCTGGGGTTCTCATTTCTATAGATGTCGACACAGATGTCAACTCCGACCGGTCTTTCGAGCTGCGACTTCTCAGAAAATCCTTTGATCCTGATCACTTGGCGGTCGATCACAGAATGCCCCTGAGGGGCCGCGGACATGCGTTCACGTTCGGATGCCCTCCGGGATACACTCTGGTCGATGCCTACGCGACCTGAATCCAGCCCGTCCGAACCCGCTCCGCTCGCCTTCTTCGAGGGATTCGCCTGGTCCGTGCCCACGGCCTTCTCGGCGGCCCTGGCGGGCTTCCGCTTCGAGCAGGGAGACGTGCTCTACCGCGAGGAAGCCGCGTATGAGGCCCAGGCGGACGCCGGGACATCGGGCGGCGCCGCACTCCAGATCCTGTTGCCGAAGCGGAGCGCGCGGACGACGCCGGCGGACGCCGAAGGGGATCGGCGAACGGCGCTCTGGGAGGCGGAGGTCGTCCTCGATTGCGTCGACCTCGCTTCCGGCGCAAGCGAGACGCGAACGGTGAGCCAGGGGAAGCTCCTCATGACCCTCTGGACCGGGGACGAGGAATGGCTCGATCCAGCGCGGGAGGAGCCCCCGGTTCCGCTCGCCGCTCGCGGCCTCGCGACGCGGCTCGAAGAAGTCGAGGGCACGCTGGCCGGGGACTTCGACACGACGCACGGGTCGCGTTTCCTGTTCGTCGTCGACCTCGCGAGCGATGCGTCCCGCGCGAAGGCGGCCGCGATCGAGGAGGCGCTCTCGGCCCTCGGGCCCGTCGAGCGCGTCGAGCGGACGGCCGCCCGGTCGGGCGTCTCGGAGGCGGATCGCTTCCACCCGGCGCTGCGTGTGCGCGGCCTCGCGGTCGCCGGCGCGGACCCGGAGCGGGTCCAGGCCGCGCTCCGCGGTGCGCTCTACGGGGGCCGCGCGACCCCGGATCCGGATGCAGAGGACGCCGGCCCCGACCGCTTCTCGGTCGCGCGTCACGGCCTGCTCACGTCGATCGGCGAGGACTGATCCGGGGACGCCGCTCCCCGGGCGCTACTCGATCACGATCGTCGCGCGCTCGAGGGTGATCGGTCGCTGGGGGCGACCGGGATCCCGGGCGGCGCCGAGGGACTCGATCTTCGCGAGGGTGGCCAGGCTGTCCGGGTCCTCAATTCGGCCGAAGACGGTGTGGCGCCCGTCCAGATCGGGCGTCGCGCGGAAGGTCAGGAAGAACTGGCTGCCGTCGGTTCGCGGTCCGGCGTTCGCCATCGAGAGCGTGCCGCGCCGGCTGTGCGTCTCCGCGTCGGGACCGAACTCGCCTTCGTACTGGAAACCGGGGCCACCGGTCCCGTTGCCCTTGGGATCGCCGCCCTGGGCCATGAAGCCCTGGATCACGCGGTGAAAGAGGGTTCCGTCGTAGAAGCCGAGCCGGGTGAGGTAGAGCGTCGTGCCGACGTGCTTCGGTGCGGACTCGTGGAAGAGTCGGATCTTCATCTCGCCCTGGTTGGTCTTGAGCTTCCAGACGTAGGTCTTGTCCGGTGCGAACTCGACCCGCGGCGGCTTCGCGACCCGGGTCTTCCAGCCGCTTCGCTTGCGGTCGACCGGGTTGGAGAGAATAAACTCGTCGAGGGCCGCCATGGCGGGGTCGCTCGGGCGCTCCTGGTCGGCGCGGGCGCCCTGCTCGGAACAGCCGAAGACGAGGACGAGGGTGAGGAGGCCGAGCAAGGCGCGGAAGGCGCGCGGGGCACCGGCGCGAAACGACATGGATCTCTCCTGTGACGAGGCGGGAGGGGGCGGCCGCGTAACGTACGGCGTTCAGGGCGAAGCGCTAACGCTTCCGACAGAGCCCGAGCGCCCGGAGTTCCTTCGCCGCTTCCCCGGCCCAGCCGCGATTCGCCTTGGGGGACGCGGGGCTCGGGTGGAGCACGCGCCCGATCTCGAGTTCGCGCCCGCCCAGGACCTCGCGCGCCCGGTTCTCCGCGAAGGCCCCGATTCCGACGATCCATTCCGGCTCCAGGATGTCGACGAGTCGGTGGAGGTGATCGTCGCACGCTTCGTAGAGGCGTTCGCGCTCTGCTGGCGCGAGCTTGTCGGGGGTCCGGTTCTTTCCCGAGGCCTC
Above is a genomic segment from bacterium containing:
- the topA gene encoding type I DNA topoisomerase translates to MGKSLVIVESPAKARTINKYLGRDYVVKSSVGHIRDLPTSGSGKKVDPKARAAAAAKTRKMPEAKREKHKKEQAKKALFARMGINPEKDWAATYEILPGKEKVVNELKKLAKDADQVYLATDLDREGEAIAWHLREVIGGDEKRFKRVVFNEITKSAIQQAFEDPGDLDISRVNAQQARRFLDRVVGYMLSPLLWAKLARGLSAGRVQSVAVRLIVEREKEIRAFVPEEFWEVHADTKTAKKEALRLEVAKQNGENFRPTSEEQTNAALALLEAADYEVAERKDKPTKTRPGAPYITSTLQQAASTRLGFSVKKTMMLAQRLYEAGHITYMRTDSTNLSAEAVESCRELIGGEYGPRYLPEEAKSYSSKEGAQEAHEAIRPSDVAVKPGSISGLERDQERLYDMIWRQFVACQMTQAEYLSTNLTIKAGDFELKTRGRILVFDGYTKVQPTTGKSDANVALPDVQVGERLQLEKLDPSQHFTKPPSRFGEASLVKELEKRGIGRPSTYASIISTIQDRGYVRLDNRRFHAEKMGEIVTERLVENFGDLMDYGFTAGLEEALDEVAVGSKQWKKVLGDFYDDFRKTLTAAEDQAKGMRPNSPTDTDIPCPQCERPMQIRTASTGVFLGCSGYALPPKERCKSTINLVSGDEVETVGEDEEENEARLLLKKRHCPKCETAMDSYLVDEGRKLHVCGNNPDCTGFEVETGTFQIKGYDGPVLECDKCGEDMQLKSGRFGKYFGCTSDDCKNTRKLLRNGEPAPPKVDPIPMEHLKCERCDDFFLLRDGAAGIFLAASQFPKHRETRAPSIEEIKSVEDKLDEKYKFLATAPLTDHEGRPAIVRFARKTKEQYVTSEQDGKTTGWRATYQDGKWVEEIPPPKKAVKAKGAAKKKRAAAKKAPKRKSAAKKKAAKNVSKKASKKAAKKKAAKKKAAGK
- a CDS encoding nuclear transport factor 2 family protein; translation: MTWTPDTPEARLDRLESLDAIRQLVAKYCLALDMRDLDALCGLFPEDVRVSRDETGRRALKVWFDQTLRDQFTGTAHVTGNHIIEFDDPDHARGLVYSRNEHEAGEEWVIMTMVYWDRYERLGGAWLFRRRLPLYWYATDLNAPPVGDKKMRWPDREAYDGGFAQFFASWARFWSDDYVRDSEVPAPAPLDGFLARMAPEDERLPVRVR
- a CDS encoding dienelactone hydrolase family protein, which translates into the protein MIRGLQIVSVGIASIVIVASIAWFAVGGAAGIAESQLPEFPDWPAPQGDLAAGGEGDFHFATWSPYDFDILLRRRPLPVPTTGLGTLVLPDGVSAEAPVPAVVLVHGSGGITPGREMRIAQTLAEAGIAGFVIDYYRPRGITTETPYLSKVMAVTEFDAATDAYAALRLLSTHPAIDGARIGMIGFSYGGMAVRIAMDERVREAVAPAHSGFAAFVDVYGPCFQDWGTKRVNGAPLLTLRGTEDASNDLAACGEREAALRSLGVEVDARVYEGAGHAWEAETPRRLFEESPYVAGCTIEYDEQGHSWIEDVPIVDGDPDDTRAERVVMRLSSGGPMAACVHSGYLIGRDDEARAKATAAFLGFFAKTLGAEGGG
- a CDS encoding alpha/beta hydrolase → MSTRRGRGTRPAMAVVALVGLVGGAVALAERDEAADAVEGTVVLLHGLGRSENNMRILEWRLEARGYRVCNVGYDTRVATIEDATDEVARAIAVCEPGVEPVHFVTHSLGGLVLRALLPRYPDLRPGRAVMLAPPNHGSEIADRLRDLGWLTAVMGPLAAQLGTRPEDLPKRLPVPSIPFGVIAGDDWINPAGPLWLPSPHDGTVSVESTRLEGMRDHIVLPYTHTFIVAAGPVADEVDTFLRRGRFGAGGQAAEASESCLGGVGIDPLPSAGLVACDARPGPPRFGGGAGRNDSGSPES
- a CDS encoding RNA-binding protein codes for the protein MKKIYVGNLPWATTDDDLRELFSTYGAVASSAVVNDRETGRSRGFGFVEMEGADADKAIGELDGRDYGGRALRVNEALDKRRGGGGGGGGGGGGGRW
- a CDS encoding HAMP domain-containing histidine kinase → MNRTLRRALWSRPFVLAAAGLGAGLVNPRFRPGPIDEIVIASVAVPALLAAWAAERPSLTRGANVVSIGIGLIGWTIFSFVTNGVYGPLVVGFLLEILIAAISMGVRGVTAVTVGSSLALVGMAWTRGADAIGILSFELVLVAAAGALGAAMVRRRQTSELALRTQGEELGQRLDSLQRELEDERVISRVGENVARLAHGLKNAVHSLRGFVTLIEPELDRGASGQAALAGLHAAIDDLEKLARLTLADGDAGGTVGPTPESARSGAAGASSLGELLAAARGEIETANPGVEWTVDLSDGAEAARVGVERETLLEMFVILMRNAVEAMDGRGRGRVELSRLGRFVRIAVADEGPGFPAEMLGGELQPGVTTKEKGSGFGLFLARRIAGDAGGHLEIGNLETGGAFVQVALPSVEEGFDEAGAEV